The Homalodisca vitripennis isolate AUS2020 chromosome 7, UT_GWSS_2.1, whole genome shotgun sequence DNA segment tatatttgaccAATCATTGTTAGTTTAATACTTCATTATAGCAACATGTAACATCCTGTTTTGTACGCAGGATTATCCTGAGAGTCCCTCCTACAACACCTGGAGTGCTCCAACTGGGAATCAAGAGCATGGGTTGCTACAAATGGTTTCCAAACTGTGTCCCAACTGCGTACAATCGGGTGGAATAGATGAGGTCTCCGGCATTCCAGGTTTAAGAAATGCCATTGAATATTCATATTACAACACGATAAAGCCATccataaatgaaatgttttacaaatacgGAATCGATAGAGGAGCCACGTA contains these protein-coding regions:
- the LOC124366518 gene encoding uncharacterized protein LOC124366518, which codes for MWIVVPLAISIIAAGSGYLETVDAQQYWNYQDYPESPSYNTWSAPTGNQEHGLLQMVSKLCPNCVQSGGIDEVSGIPGLRNAIEYSYYNTIKPSINEMFYKYGIDRGATYRYADSLCNNNSQMISFLPGNDVVNMLCSDIHETVQQENL